Genomic DNA from Novipirellula galeiformis:
GATCGCCATACCAATGCGATCGGTTTGTTCGGGTTTGAGTTTTTCATCGAGAAACTGTTTTGCATCCTTCACCGCCACCACCGCGGCGAAGATCTCAGCGTCTTCGCGGCGCTTGGCATCGCGATCGATTTTCGTCCCCGATTTCGCGAAAACGCTCACCCCTACCCCTTCGGCAAACCAGCGTGGGACGTCGATCCCGCGAGTCGCCACCGCAAGGCTGACGATGGGCGAGATGAGTCGGGTTTGGATCTCTTCGTCGCTGTCGCGGTCGGTCGCGACGATCGCGATGTAGGCATTGATGCCATCGAACTTCCAGTGACCGTTCCAGTGGGAAGGCACGTCGCGAGCCTCGATCATCTTGGCAAATTCGCTGTAGTCATAGCGCCGAGGCATCACAAAAATTGTTGCTTTGCCATGAAAATACTCTTCCCCGTCGGGCGCGGTCACCACCGTCTTGGCCCATTTGATTTGTTCTTCGGCTTTCGATGCGACCAATTCCATCGTCGCTTTGGAAGCCGTTCCGGTCACAAAGAAGTGGTCGGTCGCGACCGAGTGCATTTCACCCCCACTGGCGTTGACGAGTTTTAAGTTGTCTTGGGCATCTTCCTCTCGTTTCGCACTAATTTCGCTGGGGGAGGCTTGGGACATCCAGGCCAATTTGCTCATCACGTCGAGCCGTTGATCCTTGCTGGCACCATCGAGCGTAGCGCCTTCGTTGATCCAAGTCGAAATCAATTGAATCGCGTCTTCGGAAAACGCAGGGCGTCCTCCGGCTGGCATGCGATCGCCGACGGTCCCACGCAATTTTTTGATCAACAAACTGTCCGCCGCGTTGCCTGGAGTGATCATTGCACCGCTGTCGCCGCCTCGCATCATGCGAGCGAATGTCTCGATTCGTAGCCCTCCACGCGTCTGCATCGCATCGATGTGGCAACCTGTGCAGCCTTCGACCAGCAGCGGAGCGATGTCGCCCGCAAAGCTGACCGTTTCTTTCCCCGTCGCCTGTTTGATTTCCGGCATCGCCGTTTTCATCGGCGCATCGACCGGGGCCACGCCAGCACCTGCGGTGAGCGGGGCGGTGGGATCGTTCCCGTCGAACTTCGCGCCGGCATTGATCCATGTCTTGAGTGTGAGTAGCTCTTGCGGCGGGACGCTTCCGTTGGGCGGCATCGCTCCCGATTCGATCACCTCGACTAAAACGCTATTGAGGACATCCCCAGCAAAGACAACGGCACCCGCTTTAGAGCCTTTCATCAATGCTTGGTAGTTCCCCATGTTGAATCCTCCCTTGGATCCGGTGACGTGGCAATTGCCACAGCGGCCGACCAGGATCGGGGAGACGTGCTTCGTGAAGCTGATCCCTGCGGTGAAGTCCGCCGCGGCGGGGGGCTGACCGGGCTGCGGACTTTTCATCGGCTCGGTCGCGTTTTTCTCGGCAGCCATCTCGGTATCGGACGCTTCTCCGCTGGGGCGAGCCGGACGACGAAACGGAGGTACCGGGGCGCCTTCGAGTTCAAGCATCGCATGCGCGGTGGAAATTCGCTTCATGGACGGTTCGAGGGCGTCGAACAATTCCGTGGAGCCGACCTTCATGCCAATTTCGATTTGCGTCATCGCGCGTTCGATCGCCTCAGCCGAAGCGGCGAAATTGCCCGCTTTGTATTCCGCCCCCGCCGTGCGGAGGGTCTGGTTGACCGTATTGACCAGCTGTTTTTCGCGGGCATTTAGCTCCGCAGCACGCGATGTCGCTCCCAGAATCAGGGCCGAAAATAGTAAGACAGATAAGACCAGATAACGCATCTGTAAAGAACCAAGGCGAGGATACGGGATAGCAATACGGCCAAGCAGTGAACGCAACTGCTCATTATAAAGTACCCGCCAAGCGATTTCGTCTGTGAAATGATGCCCCAAGGTGAATTCACGCTCCGTGATTCTCCCTTTAATCGGAGCGACCGTTAGGGGGACAAGGGGACAAGGGGACAAGGGGACAAGGAGAGTGGGAGACAAGGAGACAAGGAGACAAGGAGACAAGGAGACAAGGAGAGTGGGAGAGTGGGAGAGTGTCTTGGTGTGCCCTCCTTTTGGGAGGGGTGGGCGTATTGGCGGCCGGGGAGGGGGCGATCGAGTAATCCCGGTTCGAACGACTGCGCACGGTAGGCCCCCAAAAAATCTCGCTGAAGGCTCGGTTTTTGACCCTCCTAGCACCGGCCGGGCGGAGCAAGTGGTTGTCGCAGCGGTCTAGAACAGCCGCGACAGGTCGCTCGGCAATTTGCTGGCTTGGTGAGACATCGCGGCGTTTAGAAGCTCGATCGCCACTCGCGACTCGAGCGTCACTCCGGCGCGGACGCCGACACAGGGGTCGTGACGCCCTTTGACGAGCTCGAATTCGATCTCTTCGAGGTTCTTGCGAACCGATTCTTGCGGCTGATTGATCGTCGAGGTCGGTTTGAATCCGACCTGCATCACCAACGGCATTCCGGTCGTGATGCCGCCAATCATGCCGCCATGGCTGTTGCGGACGTAGC
This window encodes:
- a CDS encoding c-type cytochrome domain-containing protein, with translation MRYLVLSVLLFSALILGATSRAAELNAREKQLVNTVNQTLRTAGAEYKAGNFAASAEAIERAMTQIEIGMKVGSTELFDALEPSMKRISTAHAMLELEGAPVPPFRRPARPSGEASDTEMAAEKNATEPMKSPQPGQPPAAADFTAGISFTKHVSPILVGRCGNCHVTGSKGGFNMGNYQALMKGSKAGAVVFAGDVLNSVLVEVIESGAMPPNGSVPPQELLTLKTWINAGAKFDGNDPTAPLTAGAGVAPVDAPMKTAMPEIKQATGKETVSFAGDIAPLLVEGCTGCHIDAMQTRGGLRIETFARMMRGGDSGAMITPGNAADSLLIKKLRGTVGDRMPAGGRPAFSEDAIQLISTWINEGATLDGASKDQRLDVMSKLAWMSQASPSEISAKREEDAQDNLKLVNASGGEMHSVATDHFFVTGTASKATMELVASKAEEQIKWAKTVVTAPDGEEYFHGKATIFVMPRRYDYSEFAKMIEARDVPSHWNGHWKFDGINAYIAIVATDRDSDEEIQTRLISPIVSLAVATRGIDVPRWFAEGVGVSVFAKSGTKIDRDAKRREDAEIFAAVVAVKDAKQFLDEKLKPEQTDRIGMAIATSMMDRTRRKSFDALIRNLNEGQPFEQAFQTAFRAVPAAYITQWLNWTKGQG